Proteins encoded by one window of Vibrio algicola:
- the lptF gene encoding LPS export ABC transporter permease LptF encodes MIIVRYLIRETLKSQLAVFFVLFLVFFSQKFISVLAEASDGDIPASMILQVVGLNMPTMGLLMLPLSIYVGILLTFGRLYAESEITVMNATGIGNKFLIHAALYLAIITGGIAMVNSVWLAPWSQEKVAQLMEHLSTSSSIDLLKKGQFQTSPDGQAVVFVDDIKDKKLTNVFVAQPAPRGSTRPSVMFANSGVAQEFADGRQILTLKDGVRYEGVPNSLDYMNTSYDEYSGLIGQREAKKKKRKWEALPIKELWNNPNLEAKAELQWRITLIVCVPLLTLVVVPLSSVNPRQGRFAKLFPAVLLYLAYFLSISAMKSGIEDGSVPASVGMWAINAGLLVVGIILNSLDSIFVRKLKDRFKKKKGI; translated from the coding sequence GTGATTATTGTTAGATATTTGATCCGCGAGACACTCAAAAGCCAGTTAGCCGTATTCTTTGTGCTTTTTCTCGTGTTTTTTAGCCAAAAATTTATAAGTGTGCTTGCCGAAGCCTCTGATGGGGATATCCCTGCCAGCATGATCCTACAAGTCGTGGGTTTAAACATGCCGACGATGGGCTTGCTGATGCTGCCTCTTAGTATTTATGTCGGTATTTTGCTGACCTTTGGTCGTTTGTATGCCGAGAGTGAGATCACGGTAATGAACGCCACCGGTATCGGGAATAAATTCTTGATCCATGCCGCGCTTTATCTTGCCATTATTACGGGCGGGATCGCGATGGTGAACTCGGTTTGGCTTGCCCCTTGGAGCCAAGAAAAAGTGGCTCAACTCATGGAGCACCTTTCAACCAGTAGCAGTATCGATTTATTGAAAAAAGGTCAATTCCAGACCTCTCCAGATGGTCAAGCTGTGGTGTTTGTTGACGATATAAAAGATAAAAAATTGACCAATGTGTTTGTCGCGCAACCTGCGCCAAGGGGCTCAACCAGACCTAGCGTAATGTTTGCTAACTCAGGTGTGGCGCAAGAGTTTGCCGATGGTCGTCAAATTTTGACTTTAAAAGATGGGGTGCGCTATGAAGGTGTGCCTAACTCATTAGATTACATGAACACCAGTTACGATGAATATTCTGGTTTGATCGGTCAGCGAGAGGCTAAGAAAAAGAAACGTAAATGGGAAGCGCTGCCGATCAAAGAGTTATGGAATAACCCTAATTTAGAGGCAAAAGCTGAATTGCAATGGCGTATCACTTTGATTGTGTGTGTGCCTTTATTAACGTTAGTGGTGGTGCCACTGTCCTCGGTTAACCCAAGACAAGGGCGGTTTGCCAAACTGTTCCCAGCCGTTTTATTGTATTTAGCGTATTTCTTATCGATCAGTGCGATGAAATCGGGTATTGAAGATGGTTCCGTTCCGGCTTCGGTGGGGATGTGGGCAATCAATGCTGGGCTATTGGTGGTCGGGATCATTCTCAATAGTTTAGATAGTATCTTTGTGCGAAAACTCAAAGATAGATTCAAAAAGAAGAAGGGAATCTAA
- the lptG gene encoding LPS export ABC transporter permease LptG, whose translation MFKILDWYIGRTIIATSSLCLATLVGLSAIIKYVEQLRKVGKGTYDLTEALYFVILSIPRDIEVFFPMAALLGALIGLGMLAASSELVVMQASGVSKLEIGLSVLKTAVPLMLMIMILGQWGSPQAQKMARDGRALAIAGGSITSVQDGVWAKDGDNFIYIARVNGEHELRGVSIWQFDHDKNLKNILVSDTVKYEKGQKWIMKNVQVTKMENKIQISKTNLPSYEWDTTLTPDKLTVVTVKPEELPLSGLYDYVNYLKESKQDASRYDLAFWHKVFQPLSVAVMMLMALSFVFGPLRSVSMGARILSGIVAGFTFYISSEVFGPMSLVYGIPPVIGALTPSVLFLIVAVMLMRRKL comes from the coding sequence GTGTTTAAAATTCTCGATTGGTATATTGGCCGCACCATTATTGCGACCTCTTCTTTGTGTTTAGCAACCTTAGTTGGTTTGTCTGCCATCATCAAATATGTTGAGCAGTTACGCAAAGTTGGCAAAGGGACTTACGATTTAACCGAAGCATTGTATTTTGTGATTTTGAGTATCCCACGTGATATCGAAGTATTCTTTCCAATGGCGGCCTTGTTGGGCGCTTTGATTGGTTTAGGTATGTTAGCTGCCAGTTCTGAGTTAGTTGTCATGCAAGCTTCTGGCGTATCCAAACTAGAGATTGGTCTTTCGGTCTTAAAAACTGCAGTTCCGCTAATGTTGATGATCATGATTTTGGGCCAATGGGGTTCACCTCAAGCGCAAAAAATGGCGCGTGATGGCCGTGCATTGGCGATTGCTGGTGGCAGTATCACCTCTGTACAAGATGGGGTATGGGCCAAAGATGGTGATAACTTTATCTACATTGCACGAGTTAATGGCGAGCATGAGTTACGCGGCGTCAGTATTTGGCAATTCGACCATGATAAAAACCTTAAAAATATTTTAGTGTCCGACACCGTTAAATATGAAAAAGGCCAAAAATGGATAATGAAAAACGTCCAAGTCACTAAAATGGAAAATAAAATACAAATATCGAAAACCAATTTACCCAGTTATGAATGGGACACCACATTAACACCTGATAAATTAACCGTCGTTACGGTCAAGCCTGAAGAGTTACCATTGAGTGGTTTATACGATTACGTGAATTACTTAAAAGAGTCAAAACAAGATGCTTCGCGTTACGATTTGGCATTTTGGCACAAAGTATTCCAGCCTCTTTCGGTGGCGGTTATGATGTTAATGGCGTTATCGTTTGTATTTGGACCGTTGCGCTCGGTGAGTATGGGCGCTCGGATCTTATCGGGCATTGTAGCTGGCTTTACCTTTTATATATCGAGTGAAGTTTTTGGTCCTATGAGCTTGGTATACGGCATTCCACCGGTAATCGGGGCCTTGACTCCCAGCGTGTTATTCTTAATCGTTGCCGTCATGCTCATGCGCCGTAAGCTATAG
- a CDS encoding glycosyltransferase family 2 protein: MKTVSIVVPCFNESEVIDTTMDELLSVTKGIANYKFELIFVNDGSSDDTEAKLLAHSKLHDNVRTVSFSRNFGHQQAVSAGLDVSTGDAVVLIDADLQDPPKVIEDMIVKWEQGFDVVYGTRASRDGESWFKLVTAKTFYRLLNYLSEVEIPLDTGDFRLMDRQVVDHLIAMPEKSRFIRGMVSWIGFNQTAIEYERSPRFAGESKYPLTKMIKFGLDGILSFSVKPLKLSVLMGFACSGIAMLMLLYSVYVRIMTDHWESGWTSLFVAVLFMGGVQLISIGIVGEYIARIYNESKDRPLYIIKQQRETDAEETSPTAE, translated from the coding sequence ATGAAAACAGTTTCTATTGTGGTTCCTTGTTTTAATGAAAGCGAAGTTATTGATACAACGATGGACGAGTTACTTTCGGTCACTAAGGGAATTGCTAACTATAAATTTGAATTGATCTTCGTTAATGACGGCAGTTCAGATGATACTGAGGCTAAGCTTTTAGCTCATAGTAAGCTGCATGATAATGTGAGAACAGTTTCATTTTCTCGTAACTTTGGTCACCAACAAGCAGTGAGTGCCGGCTTAGATGTTAGCACCGGTGATGCAGTGGTGTTGATCGATGCCGATCTACAAGATCCACCTAAAGTCATCGAAGATATGATCGTTAAGTGGGAGCAAGGCTTTGACGTGGTTTATGGCACTCGTGCCAGTCGTGATGGTGAATCTTGGTTTAAATTAGTGACCGCCAAAACCTTCTATCGCTTATTGAATTACTTGTCAGAAGTTGAAATCCCATTGGATACCGGCGATTTTCGTTTAATGGATCGCCAAGTGGTAGATCATTTGATTGCGATGCCTGAAAAATCGCGCTTTATTCGCGGTATGGTGAGCTGGATTGGTTTTAATCAAACGGCAATTGAATACGAGCGTTCTCCACGTTTTGCGGGTGAATCTAAATACCCACTAACAAAAATGATTAAATTTGGTTTGGATGGCATTTTGTCGTTCTCGGTTAAACCATTGAAATTATCCGTATTAATGGGCTTTGCTTGTTCTGGTATCGCGATGTTAATGCTGCTTTATTCGGTTTATGTTCGTATTATGACTGATCATTGGGAGTCGGGTTGGACTTCTCTTTTCGTCGCCGTTTTATTTATGGGTGGGGTTCAATTGATCTCCATCGGTATTGTCGGTGAATACATTGCGCGTATTTACAACGAATCAAAAGATCGTCCTCTATATATTATTAAACAACAAAGAGAAACCGATGCTGAAGAAACCAGCCCAACTGCTGAGTAA
- a CDS encoding GtrA family protein — protein MLKKPAQLLSNLVTSDFQQKLRFAIVGGLNTVTAYLAFMAFYEMSGRYLVSSVLSYFVGMIVSYALNRTFVFKSEKKGGQFIPFCVVNLTSLACSTGSLYLLVHFGHLHVYIGQALAVCVSMGINYFGYKKVFTDGVSMDKLTQGFYDKNGRLDPLQVIQWLVVVVFAVVTVLNLHLAMSSNIAHDALPYMNGYAEKFTTEGRWINFALYYPLRAMPAVMAASLANIFLFIFAYKVVMGVKKDYWLAIAVALLIINIPSFTMLLKWPMTLLPGCFMLALFACYKESIHRSALLIVAGILLFATYPAFYFLIPLLFLSNLRNATYGEIFKFLCFWIIGYVAGYAVANGLVYLYTSMFTDHATFIHFVSWRQETPSNSLSSLLANIAKSAGNFDRNVDYFGALSPWLYIPIALTALWALVKHFKYTVIVLIVVISLYASVVPLGVKVPLRSGVTFPIGMAVLLMLIPNKWWRLLTLLTLFIPFSYQMHAYNYSYAHSRDVMSQILEQHDGRNYLKQPALFDKVVVSVDEEKMSKYMLDRTQSTSFNIESNLRYHYIKPFFYQYGWKNDNIEVINDPRLTVKGDATIKKEGRVLFISLD, from the coding sequence ATGCTGAAGAAACCAGCCCAACTGCTGAGTAACTTAGTTACTTCTGATTTTCAGCAAAAGTTACGCTTTGCCATCGTAGGGGGACTGAATACTGTCACCGCCTACTTGGCCTTTATGGCGTTTTATGAAATGTCGGGGCGCTATTTGGTGTCCTCGGTTTTATCGTATTTTGTTGGCATGATAGTGAGTTACGCGCTTAATCGTACTTTTGTATTTAAAAGCGAGAAAAAAGGCGGGCAGTTTATCCCGTTTTGTGTGGTCAACTTGACCTCATTGGCGTGTTCAACCGGTTCGCTGTATTTGCTGGTGCATTTTGGTCATTTACATGTGTATATCGGCCAAGCATTAGCGGTCTGTGTCTCAATGGGGATCAATTATTTTGGCTATAAGAAAGTGTTCACAGATGGAGTTTCGATGGACAAGTTAACTCAAGGATTTTACGACAAAAATGGTCGCCTTGATCCGCTACAAGTTATTCAATGGTTAGTGGTGGTTGTATTTGCAGTAGTGACGGTGCTGAATTTGCATTTGGCTATGTCGTCGAATATTGCCCATGATGCATTGCCATATATGAACGGCTACGCAGAGAAGTTCACCACTGAAGGTCGTTGGATTAACTTTGCGCTTTATTATCCTTTACGAGCAATGCCGGCGGTGATGGCGGCGAGCTTAGCCAATATCTTCTTGTTCATCTTTGCTTATAAAGTTGTGATGGGGGTGAAGAAGGATTATTGGTTAGCGATTGCGGTGGCTTTATTAATCATCAATATTCCGTCATTTACCATGTTGTTGAAATGGCCGATGACCTTGCTTCCAGGCTGCTTTATGCTAGCGTTGTTTGCTTGTTATAAAGAGAGCATTCATCGTTCAGCCTTACTGATTGTGGCGGGGATTTTATTATTTGCCACTTACCCGGCCTTTTACTTCTTAATACCACTGCTTTTTCTTTCAAATTTAAGAAATGCAACTTATGGTGAGATCTTTAAGTTTTTATGCTTTTGGATTATCGGTTATGTCGCAGGTTACGCCGTGGCGAATGGCTTGGTGTACTTGTATACCTCGATGTTTACCGATCATGCGACCTTTATTCATTTTGTCAGTTGGCGTCAAGAAACACCATCAAATAGCTTGTCATCATTACTGGCCAATATTGCTAAAAGTGCTGGTAACTTTGATCGTAACGTTGATTACTTTGGCGCGTTAAGTCCTTGGCTTTATATCCCGATTGCTTTGACTGCCTTATGGGCGCTGGTTAAGCACTTTAAATATACTGTCATCGTGTTAATTGTGGTGATCTCACTGTATGCCAGTGTAGTGCCATTAGGGGTGAAAGTGCCACTTCGCTCTGGAGTGACCTTCCCAATTGGTATGGCGGTGCTCTTGATGTTGATCCCGAATAAATGGTGGCGATTACTGACCTTGTTAACCTTGTTTATTCCGTTCTCATATCAAATGCATGCTTATAACTACAGCTACGCCCACAGTCGTGATGTAATGTCGCAGATCTTAGAGCAGCACGATGGTAGAAATTACCTCAAACAGCCAGCGTTATTTGATAAAGTAGTGGTGAGTGTTGATGAGGAAAAAATGAGCAAGTATATGTTAGATCGCACACAATCGACGTCATTTAACATAGAATCGAATTTGCGTTATCACTACATTAAGCCGTTTTTCTATCAATATGGTTGGAAAAATGACAACATTGAAGTAATAAACGATCCTCGCTTAACCGTAAAAGGTGACGCAACGATCAAGAAAGAAGGTCGAGTGCTGTTTATTTCTCTCGATTAA
- the pepA gene encoding leucyl aminopeptidase: protein MEFSVKSGSPEKQRSACIVVGVFEPRRLSPVAEQLDKISDGYISSLLRRGDLEGRPGQMLLLHQVPGILSERVLLVGCGKERELGERQYKDIIQKTIGTLNDTGSMEAVCFLTELHVKGRDTYWKVRQAVESTKDSLYTFDQFKSNKPETRRPLRKLVFNVPTRRELSLGEKAIAHGLAIASGVKSSKDLGNMPPNIANPAYLASQARRLADDFETITTKIIGEEEMDKLGMHSYLAVGRGSRNESMMSVISYKGNPDPEAKPIVLVGKGLTFDSGGISLKPGEAMDEMKYDMCGAASVFGTMKTLAKLNLPINVVAILAGCENMPGSNAYRPGDILTTMSGQTVEVLNTDAEGRLVLCDVLTYVERFDPDCVVDVATLTGACVMALGHHISGLVANHNPLAHELINASEQAGDRAWRLPMADEYQEQLNSPFADMANIGGRPAGTITAGCFLSRFTKKYNWAHLDVAGTAWKSGAQKGSTGRPVSLLVQFLLNKASTGQVLLEE, encoded by the coding sequence ATGGAGTTCAGTGTAAAAAGTGGCAGCCCTGAGAAACAGCGCAGTGCCTGTATTGTAGTCGGTGTATTTGAACCACGCCGTCTTTCTCCTGTCGCCGAGCAACTTGATAAGATCAGCGACGGCTACATTAGTTCTTTATTACGCCGTGGCGACCTTGAAGGTAGACCAGGCCAAATGCTGTTATTGCATCAAGTACCGGGTATTTTATCTGAGCGTGTGTTGCTAGTTGGCTGCGGTAAAGAGCGCGAATTAGGCGAACGTCAATATAAAGACATCATCCAAAAAACTATTGGCACACTTAATGACACCGGTTCAATGGAAGCAGTATGCTTCTTAACCGAACTGCATGTCAAAGGTCGTGATACTTATTGGAAAGTGCGCCAAGCGGTTGAATCAACCAAAGATAGCTTGTACACCTTTGATCAATTCAAGAGCAACAAACCTGAAACTCGCCGTCCTTTGCGCAAATTGGTATTTAATGTCCCAACTCGCCGTGAACTCAGTCTTGGCGAAAAAGCAATTGCTCACGGTTTAGCCATCGCATCTGGGGTTAAATCATCAAAAGATCTTGGCAACATGCCACCAAATATTGCCAATCCTGCTTACTTAGCTTCTCAAGCGCGTCGTTTAGCCGATGACTTTGAAACCATCACCACCAAAATTATTGGTGAAGAAGAGATGGATAAACTGGGAATGCATTCTTACCTAGCGGTTGGTCGTGGTTCTCGCAATGAATCCATGATGTCGGTGATTAGCTATAAAGGCAATCCTGATCCAGAAGCAAAACCAATTGTCCTAGTCGGCAAAGGCTTAACCTTTGATTCAGGCGGCATTTCATTAAAACCTGGCGAAGCTATGGATGAGATGAAATACGACATGTGCGGCGCAGCTTCTGTTTTCGGCACCATGAAAACATTAGCAAAACTGAACCTGCCAATTAATGTAGTTGCGATTCTGGCCGGTTGTGAAAACATGCCAGGCAGTAATGCGTATCGTCCGGGTGATATTCTGACCACCATGTCAGGTCAAACGGTTGAAGTATTAAATACGGATGCAGAAGGTCGCTTAGTATTATGTGACGTATTAACTTACGTTGAACGTTTTGATCCAGATTGTGTGGTGGATGTGGCAACCTTAACCGGTGCTTGTGTGATGGCGCTTGGTCATCATATTAGTGGCTTAGTGGCGAACCATAACCCACTGGCTCATGAACTAATCAATGCCTCTGAACAAGCTGGCGATCGCGCTTGGCGTCTGCCAATGGCCGATGAGTATCAAGAACAACTAAACAGTCCATTTGCTGATATGGCGAATATTGGTGGCCGTCCTGCTGGCACTATCACCGCAGGTTGTTTCTTGTCTCGTTTTACTAAAAAGTACAACTGGGCACATCTTGATGTTGCCGGTACCGCTTGGAAATCTGGCGCACAAAAAGGCTCAACCGGTCGTCCTGTTTCTTTGCTGGTGCAGTTTCTATTGAATAAGGCTTCTACTGGCCAAGTTTTATTAGAAGAATAA
- a CDS encoding DNA polymerase III subunit chi: protein MSIATFYIIEPNSVQATQIGHIEYVIFLARYFAEQGAKVYINAQDKTQAETIDEHFWQQQSENYQAHNLVGEGPHYGTPIEIGYSQVRPNRNRQLVINMSHDKTNFALSFTQVVDFVACEEKGKQQARERYKIYRQAGFEMQTINIENQAAT from the coding sequence ATGAGCATTGCGACTTTTTACATCATTGAGCCAAATTCCGTTCAAGCGACACAAATAGGTCATATTGAATATGTGATTTTTTTAGCTCGCTATTTTGCTGAGCAAGGTGCAAAAGTTTATATTAACGCACAAGATAAAACTCAAGCAGAAACGATTGATGAGCATTTTTGGCAGCAACAAAGTGAAAATTATCAAGCGCATAACTTAGTTGGAGAAGGGCCTCATTATGGCACCCCGATCGAAATTGGTTACTCACAAGTCAGACCAAATCGTAACCGCCAGCTGGTGATCAATATGAGCCACGATAAGACAAATTTTGCCCTGAGCTTTACACAAGTGGTAGACTTCGTTGCTTGCGAAGAAAAAGGAAAGCAACAAGCCCGAGAAAGGTATAAAATCTACCGACAAGCAGGGTTTGAAATGCAGACCATAAACATTGAAAACCAAGCGGCAACTTAA
- a CDS encoding valine--tRNA ligase produces the protein MEKTYNPTSIEQALYQRWEEAGYFKPHGDTSKQAYSIVIPPPNVTGSLHMGHAFQDTIMDTFIRCERMKGKNTLWQVGTDHAGIATQMVVERKIAAEENKTKHDYGREAFIDKIWEWKAESGGNITRQLRRLGASVDWERERFTMDDGLSNATKEVFVRLYEDDLIYRGKRLVNWDPKLHTAISDLEVENKDKKGFMWHFRYPLANGVKTADGKDYIVVATTRPETVLGDTGVAVNPEDPRYKDLIGKEILLPLVNRLIPIVADEHADMEKGTGCVKITPAHDFNDYEVGKRHQLPMINILTLNADIRDNAEVFTTTGEPSDVYSTELPGQFKGMERFAARKAVVAELDALGLLEEIKDHDLTVPYGDRGGVVIEPMLTDQWYVRTAPLAAPAVKAVEDGEIQFVPKQYENMYFAWMRDVQDWCISRQLWWGHRIPAWYDNDGNVYVGRDEDEVRAQNNLAPVVVLRQDDDVLDTWFSSALWTFGTMGWPEKTQDLSTFHPTDVLVSGFDIIFFWVARMIMMTMHFVKDEDGKSQVPFKTVYMTGLIRDENGDKMSKSKGNVLDPIDMIDGIGLEELVEKRCGNMMQPKLAAKIEKATRKTFENGIEPYGTDALRFTLAAMASTGRDINWDMKRLEGYRNFCNKLWNASRYVLMNTEDQDCGFAPDAELEYSLADRWIESQFELAAKDFNTHIENFRLDMAANTLYEFIWNQFCDWYLELTKPILWKGTEAKQRATRRTLITVLEKTLRLAHPVLPFITESIWQSVKPLVDGVEGDTIMTQALPQFNADNLDETAVADIEWVKQFITCIRNLRAEYDIAPSVALSVMLKADATDTARLQANLNVLSSLAKLEEIKVLAEGDTQVDGKDIPACATALVGKSTLMIPMAGLIDKDAELARLDKESVRIQGEIKRIEGKLNNQGFVAKAPEAVVAAERGKLEGYQDTLVKLEEQKATIAAL, from the coding sequence ATGGAAAAGACATATAACCCAACATCAATTGAACAAGCGCTATATCAGCGTTGGGAAGAAGCTGGTTACTTTAAGCCTCATGGTGACACATCAAAACAAGCTTACAGCATTGTGATCCCGCCACCGAACGTCACTGGTAGCCTACACATGGGTCATGCTTTCCAAGATACCATTATGGATACTTTTATCCGTTGTGAGCGCATGAAAGGCAAAAACACCCTTTGGCAAGTCGGTACCGATCACGCAGGTATTGCAACTCAAATGGTGGTTGAACGTAAAATTGCCGCTGAAGAAAATAAAACCAAGCATGATTATGGCCGTGAAGCTTTCATCGACAAGATCTGGGAATGGAAAGCCGAGTCTGGTGGCAACATCACTCGTCAACTTCGTCGCCTTGGTGCATCTGTTGATTGGGAACGTGAACGCTTTACGATGGATGACGGTTTATCTAACGCCACCAAAGAAGTGTTTGTTCGCCTTTATGAAGACGACCTAATCTATCGTGGTAAACGTCTGGTTAACTGGGATCCAAAACTGCACACTGCAATTTCGGATCTTGAAGTTGAAAATAAAGACAAAAAAGGCTTCATGTGGCACTTCCGCTACCCACTTGCCAACGGCGTAAAAACCGCGGATGGTAAAGACTACATTGTGGTTGCCACAACTCGCCCTGAAACCGTATTAGGTGATACTGGCGTAGCGGTTAACCCGGAAGATCCTCGTTATAAAGATCTGATCGGTAAAGAAATCTTACTTCCTTTAGTTAATCGCTTAATCCCAATCGTCGCCGATGAACACGCTGATATGGAAAAAGGCACAGGTTGTGTGAAGATCACCCCTGCGCACGATTTTAACGATTACGAAGTAGGTAAACGTCATCAACTGCCGATGATCAATATCCTGACCCTTAATGCCGACATTCGTGATAACGCCGAAGTATTTACCACGACTGGTGAGCCTTCTGATGTTTACAGCACCGAACTGCCAGGGCAATTTAAAGGCATGGAACGTTTTGCTGCGCGTAAAGCCGTGGTAGCAGAATTAGATGCTCTTGGTCTGTTAGAAGAAATAAAAGATCACGACTTAACCGTACCTTATGGTGACCGTGGCGGCGTGGTGATTGAACCAATGCTGACTGACCAATGGTATGTTCGTACTGCGCCATTAGCGGCACCAGCCGTTAAAGCAGTAGAAGATGGCGAAATCCAATTTGTACCAAAGCAATATGAAAATATGTACTTCGCGTGGATGCGTGATGTGCAAGACTGGTGTATCTCGCGTCAACTTTGGTGGGGTCATCGTATTCCAGCATGGTATGACAACGATGGTAATGTTTATGTTGGACGCGATGAAGATGAAGTTCGCGCGCAAAACAACTTAGCACCGGTTGTGGTTCTACGCCAAGATGATGACGTATTAGATACTTGGTTCTCATCGGCGTTATGGACATTCGGCACCATGGGCTGGCCTGAGAAAACTCAAGATTTGTCTACCTTCCACCCAACCGATGTGTTGGTGTCTGGTTTTGACATCATCTTCTTCTGGGTTGCTCGTATGATCATGATGACCATGCACTTTGTCAAAGACGAAGACGGAAAATCTCAAGTTCCTTTTAAAACCGTTTACATGACCGGACTTATCCGTGATGAAAACGGCGATAAAATGTCGAAATCAAAAGGTAACGTCCTTGATCCGATCGATATGATTGACGGCATCGGCCTTGAAGAATTAGTTGAAAAACGTTGTGGCAACATGATGCAGCCTAAACTGGCCGCTAAAATTGAAAAAGCCACTCGTAAGACATTTGAAAACGGGATTGAACCTTACGGCACCGACGCATTGCGCTTTACTCTGGCGGCAATGGCATCAACCGGTCGTGATATTAACTGGGATATGAAACGCCTAGAAGGTTACCGTAACTTCTGTAACAAGTTATGGAACGCCAGCCGTTATGTGTTGATGAACACCGAAGATCAAGACTGTGGTTTTGCACCGGATGCAGAGCTTGAATATTCACTCGCCGATCGTTGGATTGAATCTCAGTTTGAATTAGCAGCAAAAGATTTTAATACTCATATCGAAAACTTCCGCTTGGATATGGCGGCCAATACTTTGTACGAGTTCATCTGGAACCAATTCTGTGACTGGTACTTAGAGTTAACCAAACCAATCCTTTGGAAAGGCACCGAAGCCAAGCAACGCGCCACTCGTCGCACCTTGATCACGGTCCTTGAGAAAACGCTACGTTTAGCACACCCAGTATTGCCATTTATTACTGAGTCCATCTGGCAAAGTGTCAAGCCGCTGGTTGATGGCGTTGAGGGGGACACCATTATGACCCAGGCATTGCCTCAGTTTAATGCTGACAACCTAGACGAAACCGCAGTGGCGGATATTGAGTGGGTGAAGCAATTCATCACTTGCATCCGTAACCTACGCGCTGAATACGATATTGCGCCAAGTGTTGCGTTATCTGTGATGCTAAAAGCCGATGCTACCGACACTGCTCGCCTACAAGCCAACTTAAACGTACTGAGCTCGCTTGCGAAACTAGAAGAGATCAAAGTATTAGCAGAAGGTGATACTCAGGTCGATGGCAAAGATATTCCAGCATGTGCAACCGCATTGGTGGGTAAATCAACACTGATGATCCCAATGGCTGGTCTTATCGACAAAGACGCTGAACTGGCTCGCTTAGATAAAGAATCGGTTCGTATTCAAGGCGAAATCAAACGCATTGAAGGCAAACTCAACAACCAAGGCTTTGTAGCAAAAGCGCCAGAAGCGGTAGTGGCTGCAGAACGTGGCAAGCT
- a CDS encoding RDD family protein, producing MTSLPNQSPAGFFRRFGAFFYDTLIIIAVLMIAVGIIVATMEALVYLGVMDYGGYIDASDLLNHHPIGRWLYHAYLLLVWFGFFSFFWQKGQTLGMRAWKITVMNQDGSALSFKQSLIRFATALLGLGNLLSLVTSDKRALQDICAQCQVVYSPQIR from the coding sequence ATGACTTCCCTACCCAATCAATCGCCTGCTGGATTCTTTCGCCGCTTTGGCGCGTTTTTTTATGATACTTTAATCATTATTGCCGTTTTGATGATCGCAGTGGGGATTATTGTCGCCACCATGGAAGCCTTGGTTTACCTCGGCGTAATGGATTATGGCGGCTATATTGATGCCAGCGACTTACTGAACCATCATCCGATTGGGCGTTGGTTGTATCATGCTTATCTTTTATTGGTTTGGTTTGGCTTTTTTAGCTTCTTCTGGCAAAAAGGACAAACGCTTGGTATGCGTGCTTGGAAGATCACTGTGATGAATCAAGATGGTAGTGCGCTCAGCTTTAAACAATCTTTAATTCGCTTTGCTACTGCCTTGCTTGGGTTAGGCAACCTACTTTCTCTCGTGACTTCTGATAAAAGAGCACTGCAAGATATCTGCGCTCAATGCCAAGTCGTGTATTCGCCACAAATTCGTTAA